One segment of Labrus mixtus chromosome 10, fLabMix1.1, whole genome shotgun sequence DNA contains the following:
- the sowahd gene encoding ankyrin repeat domain-containing protein SOWAHD: MHDSRSDDAGSEPAVSNADTHGSRRSRQRNVVERLSRYGMQVMPAAFQQRRSMQQRQREVTDSSAPGGPQREATERGSLTPAMRKKYLKELLLSNSSHGGLSSVLSSQTERVSSAQDADWALYPMEHAWMLNAVEGSYETILEFISTDPYLLTRKDFISGYSVLHWLAKRGQGEILVKLLRFAEGAGIPVNVNLRGSGGLTPLHVASMHKQYMVIKLLVGAFGASVEAMDYNGRRPWQYLEGNAPQEMKELLGTWDDEHSGGYAQNSNNNGNNNSAGAINTTVHDEVDYGDREVVMNPFERTKRGGSWGFGSLRKLLPSFSFLGNKS; this comes from the coding sequence ATGCATGACAGCAGATCGGATGACGCTGGATCCGAACCAGCTGTCAGCAATGCGGACACCCACGGCAGCAGGAGGTCAAGACAGAGAAACGTTGTGGAGCGACTCTCGAGGTATGGCATGCAGGTCATGCCGGCTGCTTTCCAGCAGCGTAGGTCGAtgcagcagaggcagagagaggtcactgacaGCTCGGCTCCCGGAGGACCTCAGAGAGAGGCTACGGAGAGAGGATCGCTCACACCCGCCATGCGTAAAAAGTACCTGAAAGAGCTGCTTTTGAGCAACTCATCACACGGCGGGTTAAGCAGCGTGCTGTCCTCACAAACAGAACGCGTGTCATCGGCGCAGGACGCAGACTGGGCTCTGTACCCGATGGAGCACGCGTGGATGCTGAACGCAGTGGAGGGGAGCTATGAAACCATCCTGGAGTTCATCTCCACGGACCCGTATCTCCTGACCAGGAAGGATTTCATCAGCGGGTACTCGGTTCTGCACTGGCTGGCCAAGAGAGGACAGGGCGAGATTCTGGTCAAACTTTTGAGGTTTGCAGAAGGAGCGGGGATCCCTGTGAATGTGAACTTGCGGGGCAGCGGTGGGCTCACGCCGCTGCACGTCGCCAGCATGCACAAGCAGTACATGGTCATTAAGCTGCTGGTGGGGGCATTCGGTGCCAGCGTCGAAGCCATGGACTACAACGGCAGGAGACCCTGGCAGTATCTGGAGGGAAACGCCCCGCAGGAGATGAAGGAGCTTCTGGGCACCTGGGACGATGAACACAGTGGCGGATATGcgcaaaacagcaacaacaacggCAACAATAACAGCGCCGGCGCGATAAACACGACCGTGCATGACGAGGTGGATTATGGAGACAGAGAGGTGGTCATGAACCCCTTTGAGCGGACCAAGAGGGGGGGCAGCTGGGGGTTTGGGTCTCTGAGGAAGCTGCTACCCTCGTTTTCATTCCTAGGAAACAAGAGCTGA
- the pttg1 gene encoding securin yields MANIIFAEQENARLHPPSLKVRQRLQSAPEKVLKSPMIAKTFTTPLPSGRKAFGTVNKKISTPAVSVQEKKLVKPEETKVKQAPQTKVEEYPEIEKFIPYDPLEFQKYSIPEDLIPLSCFALPGLACFPQTPRLCEEDLGQIAPLPNLSPVKMPKTPDHRSELDAFLQTLNELTVELPPEADTD; encoded by the exons atggcCAACATAATCTTTGCAGAGCAAGAAAATGCCCGTCTTCATCCGCCTTCACTGAAGGTGCGACAGCGACTTCAGTCTGCTCCAG AGAAAGTCTTGAAATCTCCCATGATTGCCAAAACCTTTACCACTCCTCTCCCATCTGGTCGTAAGGCTTTTGGTACTGtcaacaaaaaaatctcaactcCTGCAGTCAGTGTGCAAGAGAAGAAACTCGTAAAGCCAGAG GAAACTAAAGTCAAACAGGCTCCTCAGACCAAGGTGGAGGAATATCCAGAAATTGAGAAGTTCATCCCTTATGACCCATTGG AGTTTCAGAAGTACAGCATACCTGAAGATTTGATTCCTCTCAGTTGCTTTGCTCTACCTGGACTCGCTTGTTTCCCACAAACTCCACGTCTGTGTGAGGAGGACCTGGGGCAGATTGCTCCTCTCCCGAATCTTTCACCTGTGAAGATGCCAAAAACTCCAG ATCATCGCTCAGAACTAGATGCCTTTCTTCAAACGCTTAATGAGCTGACTGTTGAACTTCCTCCAGAGGCTGATACTGACTGA